The following proteins are co-located in the Panthera tigris isolate Pti1 chromosome F2, P.tigris_Pti1_mat1.1, whole genome shotgun sequence genome:
- the LOC122234902 gene encoding LOW QUALITY PROTEIN: uncharacterized protein LOC122234902 (The sequence of the model RefSeq protein was modified relative to this genomic sequence to represent the inferred CDS: inserted 6 bases in 5 codons; deleted 2 bases in 2 codons; substituted 4 bases at 4 genomic stop codons): protein MGQTQSTPLSLLLANFRDVKARGHNLSLDIRKRKLITYCRSAWPTFGVNWPTEGTFCLPVVLKVKXKIFLPGKEGHSDQIPYILVWQDLVENPPPWMASSLIAESCQILATKPINPPKPPTPTAPPVLPDNQDLLSLDPPPYQVPPLIPKAAPIPAAPAEPPVAQPIGELENREAQPAPKPSGGKVQGPPDIPVGPPDETGNPRLQYWPFSTSDLYNWKTQNARFSDNPKDLISLLDSVMFTHQPTWDDCQQLLRILFTTEEREKIQLEARKLVPGDDGQPTANLDLINAAFPLTRPPQDGWDYNMAEGRGRLRIYRQTLMAGLRAAARKPTNLAKVYSVIQGKTESLAAYLERLMETFRQYTPMNPEAPGKQAAVVMAFVNQAATDIKKKLQKLEDLEGKQIQDLLCIAQRVLNNRETPEDRQLKPPRXMTKVLAAVVQKPLDKQKPLDKDHCAYCKKKGHWARECPRKKKPRHDQKPWQPQTTPALFTQDAEXGGRGSDPLPEPRVTLQVEGNPVQFLVDTGAQHSVLIRPHGKISQKSSWVQGATGXKKYPWTTQRTVDLGNGKVTHSFLVIPDSPCPLLKRDLLTKMGAQIHFTPGGPQVTGPHNQPITTLTLRLEDEYRLHQGPPSQSQNIEPWLQQFPGAWAETXGLAKHRPALFIELKPGADPVRVRQYPMSMEARNGITPHIRRPLDLGILHPCHSAWNTPLLPVRKPNSADYRPVQDLREVNRRVMDIHPTVPNPYTLLSALSPERQXYTVLDLKDAFFSLPLAPKSQELFAFEWSNPKRGINGQLTWTRFPQGFKNSPTLFDEALHEDLGEYRNQNPKVTLLQYIDNLLIAAETADACLQGTKNLLRTLGALGYRASAKKAQICRSEVTYLGYLLREGQRWLTDARKETVLHIPRPTTXKQVREFLGSAGFCRLWIPRFAEIAKPLYLVTREQAPFEWTEKTEQAFQQIKLALLSAPALGLPDVSKPFHLFVDENKGVAKAALTQLLGPWPRPIAYLSKRLDPVAAGWPPCLCMIAATALMVKDADKLTMGQELHVTTPHAIEGVLKQPPDRWISNTRLVHYQGLLLNPLRIIYAPPRTLNPASLLPDPDLDTPLHDCAEILAQVHGVREDLQDHPLPDAEVTWFTDGSSFVHQGQRYAGPAVTTETETVWAEPLPAGTSAQRAELVALTKAMTLGKDKKLNVYTDSRYAFATAHTHGAIYRERGLLTVEGKTIKNKKEILALLKALWLPKRLAIIHCPGHQKLVTPVARGNNLADQVAREAALQVDCALMTTLPDPGSASLPENPAYTKEDLNWIQKLPLTQCLNGWWRAADCSIILPEEMGNKVLSKMHXATHMGTRKMQDLIRHARITIKDSRTKIEQIVTSCKACQLTNATNHGKNPGSRTRGTRPGAYWEVDFTEVKPEKYGYKYLLVFIDTFSGWTEAFPTKHETAQIVAKKMLEDIIPRYGFPTLIGSDNGPAFISKVIQGIAQFIGADWKLHCAYKPQSSGQVEKMNKTLKETLTKLTIETGANWVVLLPYALFRVRNSPYKLGLTPFKIMYGVPPPIISHPTVXNVLTEFDDHKLISLRELQHTHQEVWPRLRAIYENGPPPEPHHYRPGDWVYVWRHKQETLQPQWKGPDIVILTTPTALKVDRIATWIHYTHARPADPFAVREDFVPEANTAWTVDQSKTHPLKLTLRRKPDPENRLRPKAWVSHTKTVAAALDPQ from the exons ATGGGCCAAACGCAGagcacccctctctccctccttctcgcCAACTTCAGGGACGTAAAAGCTAGAGGACACAACTTAAGCCTAGACATTCGCAAAAGGAAGTTGATCACCTATTGCCGCTCTGCATGGCCCACCTTTGGGGTCAATTGGCCTACAGAGGGAACCTTCTGCCTCCCTGTGGtccttaaagtaaaataaaaaattttcctaCCAGGGAAAGAAGGTCACTCGGATCAGATTCCCTATATTCTGGTGTGGCAAGATTTAGTAGAAAACCCACCTCCTTGGATGGCCTCTTCCTTAATAGCAGAGTCATGCCAAATCCTAGCGACTAAACCTATCAACCCTCCCAAGCCGCCAACTCCAACTGCACCCCCTGTTCTCCCCGACAACCAAGATTTACTTTCCCTTGACCCTCCCCCTTACCAGGTTCCTCCTCTTATTCCGAAAGCTGCCCCTATCCCTGCTGCGCCGGCAGAGCCTCCCGTAGCCCAGCCCATAGGAGAACTAGAGAATAGGGAGGCTCAACCCGCGCCCAAGCCTAGTGGGGGCAAAGTCCAAGGGCCGCCGGACATACCCGTAG GGCCTCCCGATGAGACAGGGAACCCCCGACTTCAATACTGGCCCTTCTCTACCAGTGACCTATATAACTGGAAAACCCAGAATGCCCGATTTTCTGACAACCCTAAAGATTTAATAAGTCTCTTAGACAGCGTTATGTTTACCCACCAACCCACCTGGGATGATTGTCAGCAGCTCCTCCGAATCCTGTTCACCACTGAGGAGCGAGAAAAAATTCAATTGGAAGCAAGAAAGCTGGTTCCTGGAGATGACGGCCAACCCACTGCTAACCTTGATCTCATTAATGCAGCTTTTCCCTTGACCCGACCCCCACAGGATGGCTGGGACTACAACATGGCAGAAGGTAGGGGACGGCTACGCATTTATCGCCAGACTCTAATGGCGGGTCTCCGGGCTGCTGCACGCAAGCCCACTAATTTGGCAAAAGTGTATTCAGTGATACAAGGTAAGACAGAGAGCCTTGCCGCTTATTTAGAAAGATTAATGGAAACCTTCAGACAGTATACCCCCATGAACCCCGAGGCCCCCGGAAAA CAAGCTGCTGTTGTAATGGCCTTTGTAAATCAGGCAGCCactgatattaaaaagaaactccagaaactAGAGGACCTGGAGGGAAAACAGATTCAGGACTTACTCTGCATTGCCCAGCGCGTCCTTAATAATAGAGAGACTCCAGAGGACAGGCAACTTAAGCCACCGA AAATGACCAAAGTCCTGGCCGCTGTTGTCCAAAAGCCCCTGGATAAACAAAAGCCCCTAGATAAGGACCATTGTgcctattgc aaaaaaaaaggccattgggCCCGAGAATGCCCTAGAAAGAAAAAGCCACGTCATGATCAAAAACCATGGCAGCCACAAACCACACCCGCCCTCTTCACTCAAGATGCAGAATAGGGGGGACGGGGTTCGGATCCCCTCCCCGAACCTAGGGTAACGCTACAAGTGGAGGGGAACCCAGTTCAATTTCTAGTTGACACaggagcacaacattcggtctTGATCAGGCCCCATggaaaaatttctcaaaaatcttCCTGGGTCCAAGGGGCTACCG ATAAAAAATATCCCTGGACCACCCAGAGGACTGTGGACCTAGGAAATGGAAAGGTCACCCATTCCTTCCTAGTCATCCCCGACAGCCCATGCCCCTTATTAAAAAGAGACTTACTCACTAAAATGGGGGCCCAAATTCATTTTACGCCAGGGGGCCCCCAAGTGACTGGCCCTCACAACCAACCCATTACCACACTTACTCTAAGATTAGAAGATGAATATCGACTCCACCAGGGGCCACCCTCACAAAGTCAAAACATAGAGCCCTGGCTCCAACAGTTTCCAGGAGCATGGGCTGAAA GGGGGTTGGCTAAACATCGCCCAGCTCTATTCATAGAACTGAAACCGGGGGCAGATCCAGTTCGGGTCCGACAATACCCAATGTCAATGGAGGCCAGAAATGGCATCACGCCACATATCCGTCGCCCCCTAGACTTAGGCATCTTGCATCCCTGCCATTCAGCCTGGAACACCCCCCTGCTGCCTGTACGAAAACCTAACAGTGCGGACTATCGTCCGGTACAAGATCTGAGAGAAGTTAACCGCCGAGTCATGGACATACACCCAACAGTACCCAACCCCTATACCCTCCTAAGTGCCCTCAGCCCAGAAAGAC GGTATACTGTCCTTGatttaaaagatgcttttttcagCCTGCCTCTGGCCCCCAAAAGTCAAGAGCTCTTCGCCTTCGAGTGGTCCAATCCTAAGAGAGGCATAAatgggcaactcacctggaccCGGTTCCCCCAAGGATTTAAAAACTCACCCACCTTGTTCGATGAGGCACTTCACGAGGATCTGGGTGAGTACCGGAATCAAAACCCCAAAGTGACTCTCTTGCAGTACATTGACAATCTTTTAATCGCCGCTGAGACTGCCGACGCTTGCTTGCAAGGCACCAAAAATCTCCTCCGGACACTTGGTGCCCTAGGGTACCGGGCttcagcaaagaaagcccaaattTGCAGATCCGAGGTAACCTACTTGGGGTATCTGTTAAGAGAAGGCCAACGATGGCTCACTGATGCACGGAAGGAAACCGTCCTCCACATCCCCCGACCCACAACGTAAAAGCAGGTAAGAGAATTCCTGGGATCGGCCGGGTTCTGCCGCTTGTGGATACCTCGGTTCGCCGAGATAGCTAAGCCTCTTTACCTGGTCACCCGAGAACAGGCGCCCTTTGAGTGGACAGAGAAAACTGAGCAGGCTTTCCAGCAAATCAAACTCGCCCTATTGTCGGCGCCAGCCTTAGGGCTCCCCGATGTCTCCAAACCCTTTCATCTCTTCGTAGATGAAAACAAGGGGGTAGCCAAAGCAGCGCTAACGCAACTCCTTGGTCCATGGCCCAGGCCCATTGCCTATCTTTCAAAAAGACTAGACCCAGTAGCGGCTGGCTGGCCCCCTTGCCTCTGTATGATCGCTGCTACAGCTCTAATGGTAAAGGATGCTGATAAGTTAACTATGGGACAAGAGTTACATGTTACAACCCCTCATGCCATCGAGGGAGTCCTCAAACAACCTCCTGACCGATGGATAAGTAACACCCGACTGGTTCACTACCAGGGACTATTATTAAATCCCCTCAGAATCATTTATGCTCCCCCCCGAACACTAAACCCTGCCTCCCTGTTACCAGACCCGGACTTGGATACCCCCCTCCATGACTGCGCTGAGATATTGGCACAGGTTCATGGAGTTCGGGAAGATTTACAGGATCACCCGCTGCCAGACGCCGAGGTTACCTGGTTCACTGACGGCAGCAGCTTTGTACATCAAGGTCAAAGGTACGCGGGGCCAGCAGTCACAACTGAAACTGAGACTGTTTGGGCAGAGCCTTTGCCAGCTGGCACCTCTGCCCAACGAGCTGAACTTGTGGCCTTAACCAAGGCAATGACtttgggaaaagacaagaaattaaaCGTGTATACCGATAGCAGATATGCTTTTGCTACGGCCCACACACATGGAGCTATATACAGAGAGAGGGGACTGTTAACTGTAGAGgggaaaactatcaaaaacaaaaaagaaatattggcTCTTTTAAAGGCACTCTGGCTGCCTAAACGACTAGCCATCATACATTGCCCAGGCCACCAAAAACTGGTCACACCGGTGGCCAGAGGAAATAATTTGGCTGACCAGGTGGCCCGAGAGGCAGCCTTACAGGTGGACTGTGCTTTAATGACCACCCTACCAGACCCCGGTTCAGCTAGTTTACCAGAAAATCCCGCCTACACTAAAGAAGACCTAAACTGGATCCAAAAATTACCTTTAACTCAGTGCCTTAACGGATGGTGGAGAGCAGCAGACTGTAGCATAATCCTcccagaagaaatgggaaataaagtCTTATCCAAGATGCACTGAGCCACTCATATGGGCACAAGAAAAATGCAAGACTTAATAAGACATGCTAGGATCACCATTAAAGACTCCAGGACAAAAATTGAGCAGATAGTTACTAGCTGTAAAGCTTGTCAATTAACTAACGCCACCAACCACGGGAAAAACCCTGGCTCCAGAACCCGCGGAACCAGGCCGGGAGCCTATTGGGAAGTAGACTTCACCGAGGTAAAGCCTgaaaaatatggatataaatatttgttagtgtTTATAGATACCTTTTCAGGATGGACAGAGGCCTTCCCCACCAAGCATGAGACTGCGCAGATAGtagcaaagaaaatgttagaagaCATCATACCCAGGTACGGATTCCCTACCCTAATAGGATCAGACAACGGACCAGCATTCATTTCAAAGGTAATACAAGGGATAGCGCAGTTTATTGGGGCTGATTGGAAACtacattgtgcatataaaccccaaagctcaggacaggtagaaaaaatgaataaaactctaAAAGAGACCTTAACTAAATTGACCATAGAGACTGGCGCTAATTGGGTAGTCTTACTCCCCTACGCTCTGTTCAGGGTGCGGAACTCCCCTTACAAACTGGGATTAACCCCCTTTAAAATCATGTATGGAGTGCCCCCCCCTATAATTTCCCACCCTACAGT TAATGTGTTAACTGAATTTGATGATCATAAACTTATTTCCCTGAGGGAACTCCAGCACACCCACCAGGAAGTTTGGCCTAGATTGAGAGCCATTTATGAGAACGGGCCCCCTCCTGAGCCGCATCACTACCGACCCGGAGATTGGGTATACGTGTGGAGACACAAGCAAGAGACCCTCCAACCACAGTGGAAGGGACCCGACATTGTGATCCTAACCACACCCACTGCTCTCAAAGTCGACAGGATTGCTACCTGGATCCATTACACCCACGCCAGACCAGCTGATCCCTTTGCGGTTCGAGAAGACTTCGTGCCGGAAGCCAACACTGCCTGGACGGTTGACCAGAGTAAGACCCATCCTTTAAAATTGACTCTGCGTCGAAAACCTGACCCCGAAAACCGGCTGAGACCAAAGGCCTGGGTGTCCCATACCAAGACTGTTGCTGCAGCTCTGGACCCACAATGA